In one window of Episyrphus balteatus chromosome 3, idEpiBalt1.1, whole genome shotgun sequence DNA:
- the LOC129917244 gene encoding sarcotoxin-1B-like, with protein MNFSKVFIFVAFVLAVFAGQTEGGWLKKIGKRLERTVQNVRDATIQTIGVAQQAANVAATIKG; from the exons atgaatttctcaaaagtgtttatttttgttgcatttgtaTTGGCTGTGTTTGCTGGGCAAACTGAAGGTGGATGGTTGAAGAAAATAGGAAAGCGATTG GAACGCACTGTTCAAAATGTTCGTGATGCTACAATACAAACCATTGGAGTTGCTCAACAAGCTGCAAATGTTGCTGCAACAATCAAGGGATAA
- the LOC129917242 gene encoding sarcotoxin-1B-like produces MNFSKLFIFVAFVLAVFAGQTEAGWLKKIGKRLERTVQNVRRATIQTIGVAQQAANVAATLKG; encoded by the exons atgaatttctcaaaattatttattttcgttGCATTTGTGTTGGCTGTTTTTGCTGGACAAACTGAAGCTGGATGGTTGAAGAAAATAGGAAAACGATTG GAACGCACTGTTCAAAATGTTCGCCGTGCTACAATACAGACTATCGGAGTCGCTCAACAAGCTGCCAATGTTGCTGCAACTCTCAAGGGataa
- the LOC129917243 gene encoding sarcotoxin-1B-like has product MNFSKVFIFVAFVLSVFAGQTEAGWLKKIGKRLERTVQNVRDATIQTIGVAQQAANVAATIKG; this is encoded by the exons atgaatttctcaaaagtatttatttttgttgcatttgttTTGTCTGTGTTTGCTGGACAAACTGAAGCTGGATGGTTGAAGAAAATTGGAAAAAGATTG gaacgCACTGTCCAAAATGTTCGTGATGCAACAATACAGACAATTGGAGTTGCTCAACAAGCTGCCAATGTTGCTGCAACTATCAAAGGATAA